A genomic window from Vitis riparia cultivar Riparia Gloire de Montpellier isolate 1030 chromosome 18, EGFV_Vit.rip_1.0, whole genome shotgun sequence includes:
- the LOC117907471 gene encoding protein RADIALIS-like 3: MASHAFSSSCYSSSPWTQKQNKLFEEALALYDKNTPDRWANIAKAVGGKSAEEVKRHYEILEQDVMHIENGQVPLPIYRSTGSSSGGSVDEQRHLLKNLKLR, from the exons ATGGCATCCCATGCTTTCTCCTCTTCATGTTATTCAAGCTCCCCTTGGACACAGAAGCAAAACAAACTATTTGAAGAAGCCCTGGCTCTGTACGACAAGAACACTCCTGACCGCTGGGCAAATATAGCCAAGGCTGTGGGTGGGAAATCTGCTGAGGAAGTAAAGAGACACTATGAGATCCTGGAACAGGATGTCATGCATATAGAAAACGGCCAAGTCCCTCTACCCATTTACAGGTCAACTGGAAGTAGCAGCGGAGGAAGTGTTGATGAACAAAG GCACTTGCTGAAGAATCTAAAGCTCCGTTGA
- the LOC117906797 gene encoding probable DNA-3-methyladenine glycosylase 2, with translation MMGEHAQTVPKLQPDNESATATSNAADTTAIQMVSTSTELATIAPPENQSSASNIPFRPRKIRKISPDNTESKPAGDSKTAGKGAKNKLVPQRVPAVPNMVARALSCEGEIEIALRHLRNADPHLAPLIDLHPPPTFDSFHTPFLALTKSILYQQLAYKAGTSIYTRFVGLCGGEAGVLPETVLALTPHQLRQIGVSGRKASYLHDLARKYQNGILSDTGIITMDDKSLFTMLTMVNGIGSWSVHMFMIFSLHRPDVLPVNDLGVRKGVQLLYGLEELPRPSQMEQLCEKWRPYRSVASWYIWRFVEGKGAPSSAAAVAGGPSLQQQQQQQEQQQQHQQQQHQQQFLDPINGILNLGACAWGQ, from the exons ATGATGGGCGAGCACGCTCAGACTGTGCCTAAGCTGCAGCCCGATAATGAAAGTGCTACGGCCACCTCCAACGCCGCCGACACGACTGCCATCCAAATGGTTTCGACATCTACCGAATTAGCGACCATTGCTCCTCCTGAAAATCAATCTTCTGCTTCAAACATTCCTTTTCGTCCAAGAAAGATCCGAAAAATTTCTCCAGATAACACCGAATCGAAACCCGCCGGAGATTCCAAGACTGCCGGGAAAGGTGCCAAGAACAAGCTTGTTCCTCAACGAGTTCCGGCGGTACCGAACATGGTGGCGAGGGCGCTATCTTGCGAAGGCGAGATCGAAATCGCGCTCCGACATCTTCGAAACGCGGATCCGCACCTGGCTCCGTTAATTGATCTCCACCCGCCTCCAACATTCGACTCTTTCCACACCCCGTTTCTTGCCCTAACAAAGAGCATTCTCTATCAGCAGCTCGCCTACAAGGCCGGCACCTCGATCTACACTCGATTCGTTGGTCTCTGTGGCGGCGAAGCTGGAGTATTGCCGGAAACCGTTCTTGCCCTAACCCCTCATCAGCTTCGGCAAATCGGAGTATCGGGGCGTAAGGCTAGTTACCTACATGACCTTGCGAGGAAATACCAAAATGGCATCTTGTCCGATACAGGGATTATTACAATGGATGATAAGTCCCTTTTCACAATGCTCACGATGGTTAATGGCATTGGGTCTTGGTCTGTTCATATGTTCATGATTTTCTCACTCCATAGACCGGATGTTCTTCCTGTAAACGATCTTGGTGTCCGCAAAGGGGTGCAGCTCCTTTATGGCCTTGAAGAGTTGCCTAGGCCGTCCCAGATGGAACAGTTGTGCGAGAAGTGGAGGCCGTATAGGTCAGTAGCATCCTGGTATATCTGGAGGTTTGTTGAAGGCAAGGGAGCTCCTTCTAGCGCGGCGGCTGTTGCTGGGGGTCCTAGtctgcagcagcagcagcagcagcaagaGCAGCAACAGCAACATCAGCAGCAACAACATCAGCAGCAGTTTCTCGATCCAATCAATGGCATTCTAAACCTCGG GGCCTGTGCTTGGGGACAATGA
- the LOC117905399 gene encoding peroxiredoxin-2E-1, chloroplastic-like produces MAASVNNIAATFATAPIPSSSSSSSSSNQATFALSMSRKPISTSWNPHRSLHRSQKSFFINLYGPPGPPPPFQEISTARDPRLASIPIGGKLPNATLSSLGPNGRVQNVDISSLAKGKKLLLVGVSAAFSPNCTRFVKRIEAMKGKSADLIACVAINDEFVMRAWGQHLGVGEKVMMLSDGRGELATALGLSTHIQNDVSAGSGLGVRSRRFCLAAVNGVITTVHLDDSDDYCISHATGRC; encoded by the coding sequence ATGGCTGCTTCTGTCAACAACATTGCAGCTACATTCGCCACAGCGCCAATTCCGtcatcctcttcttcttcttcttcttctaatcAAGCCACCTTTGCTCTTTCCATGTCGCGTAAACCCATTTCCACATCATGGAATCCTCACAGAAGTCTTCATCGGTCCCAAAAATCCTTTTTCATTAATCTCTATGGACCACCGGGCCCACCGCCTCCCTTCCAAGAAATCTCCACAGCCAGAGACCCCAGACTCGCATCCATTCCCATAGGCGGGAAGCTCCCTAATGCGACTCTCTCCTCCCTCGGCCCAAACGGCAGGGTTCAAAACGTTGACATTTCGAGCCTCGCCAAGGGAAAGAAACTCCTTCTGGTGGGCGTCTCGGCCGCCTTCTCACCCAACTGCACTCGTTTCGTTAAACGGATTGAGGCAATGAAAGGGAAGAGCGCGGATTTGATAGCATGTGTGGCCATCAACGATGAATTCGTGATGAGGGCGTGGGGCCAACATCTTGGGGTTGGTGAGAAGGTGATGATGTTATCAGATGGGCGTGGAGAGTTAGCCACAGCACTAGGGCTGTCTACCCATATCCAGAATGATGTTAGCGCCGGTTCGGGATTGGGTGTACGGTCCAGGAGGTTTTGCTTAGCTGCTGTCAACGGCGTCATCACCACCGTTCACTTGGACGATTCTGATGATTACTGCATTTCTCACGCAACTGGACGGTGCTGA
- the LOC117907906 gene encoding zinc-finger homeodomain protein 6 has translation MELSKEMGFPPSSGYNPLASAGSGGGGDDHHNTDNGTTVFKPPQIPHHHPLLQQQQELNPQQQSLIQGCDPDPDPDPDPVHVAGVLAGATIASTIGGSNSKASVRYRECLKNHAANIGGNVVDGCGEFMPDGEEGTLEALMCAACNCHRNFHRKEVDGETIGRSAPHFHPLPPTLASPPYLHRQKFPKAFHAPPSTIIIPPMSMAFGTSIGATESSSEDLRAFDSNAGGAPPPPPPPSLSKKRFRTKFTQEQKEKMLEYAEKVGWRMQKQYEEEVQQLCAEVGVKRQVFKVWMHNNKNTLKKQPQPQQQTPPL, from the coding sequence ATGGAACTGAGCAAGGAAATGGGATTTCCACCCTCCTCAGGCTATAACCCTCTGGCATCCGCGGGATCTGGAGGAGGAGGAGATGATCATCATAATACTGATAATGGCACTACCGTCTTCAAACCACCTCAAATCCCACACCATCATCCTCTTCTTCAACAACAACAAGAGCTGAATCCGCAACAGCAGTCACTCATCCAGGGATGTGATCCAGATCCAGACCCAGACCCAGACCCAGTTCACGTCGCCGGCGTCCTTGCTGGTGCAACAATTGCGTCCACTATCGGCGGATCGAACTCCAAGGCCTCCGTTAGGTATAGAGAATGCCTCAAGAACCACGCAGCCAACATCGGCGGCAACGTCGTCGACGGCTGCGGGGAGTTCATGCCCGATGGAGAAGAAGGAACCCTAGAAGCTCTGATGTGTGCAGCTTGTAACTGCCACCGGAACTTCCACCGGAAAGAGGTCGACGGCGAGACCATCGGCAGGAGTGCACCTCACTTTCACCCACTCCCTCCAACTCTAGCATCCCCGCCATATCTGCACCGCCAAAAATTCCCAAAGGCCTTTCACGCACCCCCTTCAACAATCATCATCCCTCCCATGTCCATGGCTTTTGGGACGAGCATCGGCGCCACCGAGTCTTCAAGCGAGGATCTCAGAGCCTTCGACTCCAATGCCGGGGGAGCgccacctcctcctcctcccccgTCTCTGTCAAAGAAGCGGTTTAGGACGAAATTCACTCAGGAGCAGAAAGAGAAGATGCTGGAGTACGCAGAGAAGGTGGGGTGGAGAATGCAAAAGCAGTACGAAGAAGAAGTTCAACAGCTTTGTGCCGAGGTTGGTGTAAAGAGACAGGTCTTCAAGGTTTGGATGCACAACAACAAGAACACCCTAAAGAAACAGCCACAGCCGCAGCAGCAAACCCCGCCATTGTAA